DNA sequence from the Lycium barbarum isolate Lr01 chromosome 5, ASM1917538v2, whole genome shotgun sequence genome:
tcctattttagggtggacgaacccaaaatgtcctattaaaggcagacaatcctaaaatgtcctattaaaggcggacgagcctaaatgtcctattaaaggcggacgagcctaactgtcctattaaaggcggacgagcctaaaatgtcctattttagggtggacgaacccaaaatgtcctattttagggtggacgaacccaagcatgtctccggttgttttcgaagacatgatgcatatgtcgtgtgaggcatttaaagcaatgatatcctattaaaggcgaacgagcctaaaatgtatagttattctcggggtgtgatattgatgcctccagcggtcttgggagatgccttcagctgtctttggagacttaacaatgattcctgcaaagttcagagtaaaatggttaaagctggtaaagtatatgataaaataattgataaagtatggagtaaaatGGTGGAATAGTCGTCTGGCTCAtaatgttgatggtatcgtgacaggccaaatttaggacacgtaatcctgatttaattcgccttcaatctcgtcaacctacaaaaaaaggtgtataaagttataaaattattttgataaaaataaattaaaagataaggttggaagtaaagccgtatggcttttgaggcgaggccacaatggccctgattgatagacttgactgttgatctcgcgagtttaagttcctgcactcaaagaaaaattcttagtttgggagggggaagttgattcgtgttgactcgaagcttgacgttgttggctactccattcgtcttgtttgtttggatcttgtgatctccgtacaAATCTCGGTAGATGACCAGTGGTGAaaaatgattgaaagaaagtatttcctttgaaaggtaggtatgtaagtatatgtataaggaaatgtaactatacgtatataagttgtgaaatatgtatatgtaaatgtatgtatgtaaggaaagatatatatgtaaatgtatatatatgtaaggtgtaaaatattctgccaacttcggattgtgacacttctaaagtaattggtctataatacttcctatcTGATAGCCTAaatattgtcgatgtccaaccgttctttcgtctatatcttttcaaaatatgccccagttatGGGTTCAAAAGGGTatgctaaacttatgttgtggtgtgaccgaaccttatataggttgcctacgtatccttccagggaatcaggtcagaacgtagttcgtaaagtatataagaatggtttaaaattttctaataaggGACCGAAACCGatctggattgcctacgtatcccgccaagggaatcaggtcagcgtagttctgttatataaatggtaaaagatttgttggatttttatctaagTGTGACggacctgtatgttgatagtctacgaatcccgccgagggaatcaggccctaTGTGGTTTTCCTTgtataagtattttttttttgttggattttctgttataaagaaaccgaaccctatgtggactgcctacgtatccccccatgggaatcaggtcagcgtagttcgtacgcatacaaatggcaaaaattctaacctagtatgaccgagtccctatgtgggctgcctacgtatccgccgaggaatcaggtcaagcgtagttcgcactggtgaatgttaaaggaaaggttgcaaactagcgTCGTCctttgctagctttcaggcttatgttatcacctatcggctattttaATTCTTTTGAGtgaaatcttgtcttgtcccctagtttctttgtatGTCGTCTTATTCgtacattttatgtcacaatcgtagagttgacagtcttgataaataaagtagaaaatagatgattaaggaaaatcagaaatgcattcatggtttttgcaattcaagcttccacaagatgaagcaaaacaaacaaacttTGGGTACggttcaaacatcaataaaagaaaacaagttcactacatgttcatgctaccaagactcccggcgaatcgGGGACGGAGTACAAATCCAATTCTTCAGAATTTCCCTGGTTTGGCACTTCATGCGATAGGTGTCTCGGCGTTGTGAGTAGCTGTAGCAGGAATCTTCATGTGCgtttgtctttggattgtttATGGGAACGACAAAAATTGATGTCATGTCTCTTTTTCACCCTCCAATCGACATACTGGATTCATTTAAATCTTGGTATCTTCGTGAGTAGGCAAAGGATTGTTTTCCCTTATTTGGACGAAAAAAtgtatcggacccggtccatttgtggaccgggtcaaattttagactgggtattaaaaggatggactagtaaattaaacatggactggtctaaaaattgagacaaaaaatctagtccaaaaaatattaggagttaatcggactttgatttggggtccggtaagtcaaaatacggaccgagtgtaaaaaatagtttggcttctaaatttgaataagagacccattttgattaacgatgtactaagggtgctagaatatcacctaatacgtaaatatgtaattataaaagatccggataatattatatgatgtcgcaaatgaccgagcaataatatttaataacaaacgctatcatttaaatgtgcgaaataaatgcgatgtgtgtgcggaagttggtagaaatgtcgagaaatgcaagtttcaataatactaaataatagtagcaaataaatagcggtagtaatactgctaaataacaatgataatggtaataatgataatgttgatgataatggtgataatagatataataataatggtaaataacaaacattgataattaaaaaatgataataattaataataataataataataaagatgatagtaattaataaataaaaataataacgataaataacaattattgatattaacaaaatgataataaattaataataataacaataataggggtaataataaaataataatgataataataataataagaaataataatgatgataataataataataaataacaattattgataaaataatgataataattaataataaaaataacgatgataatgatgattaataattgataacaaataacgctgataataatgattagtaattaataataataatgataatggaaataacaagaaataataattaatgacaattaataataaaaatgataatttaagaataataataataataataacaataataataataataatgataataataaactacagaagaataaataaaacgtgggtgtaaataaaagactaataattatagtaaaacttaaatgcatatttttttaatttctcgaaatatcagaagtataaataggtatttcggaggagatgcgggacaaaattgggtgtcaacagcgaAGGTAATGATTTTATTTCcagtgctatctaagttcatgattctcgagactcccatgacattatcgatttcatcgTACGATGGTTGATTCTTcgaggaatgatatagtgacaatagtaatgctaatgatgatgttgttttcatttatgcatttttatgtgtatatatatatgtatgtatgtatgtatgtatatatgcattgcatcccattgatcagctggggatagcaccgcgcctatatggtccgGCAAGATAACacagcgcctatatggccgggcaagataataccacgcctatatggccaggcaagataacaccgtgccttagtggccgggcaagataacaccgtgccttagTGGTCGGGCAaaatgctatatatatattaccgcgccttagtggccgggcaagataacactgtgccttagtggccgggcaagataacaccatgccttagtggccgggcaagatgctatatatatatatatatatatatatatatatatatatatattatcgtgccttagtggccgggcaagatgctatatatattaccgtgccttggTGGctgggcaagatgctatatatttTACCGTGCCTTAgtggccgggcaagatactatatatattaccgcgccttaacggccggacaagatattatatatggatatatatggaaaaggttttctttaaaagataagcatgcacgacattcgccttaaaagggcattcagaggcacaggttgatctatTTTATATTGCTTTATCTtcatacgttcattatattatttttcaTGTTCGATATCTCTTACCATGTTACTAttaatgccttacatattcaTTACACTATTCTTAACTggcgtcctttcttgtggacgctgtgttcatgcccgcaggtaaataGGTAGACGCGTCTGGCTTCTAGGAGTTCCACCAGCGGCATCTCaaaagcgctccagttgttccggagctacggcttattggtactactcttatgTATTTATTTGGGCACGGTGAAACCCTTCCCCATCCTCGTGGAttatgtatcttatttagaggctcgtagacatacgtATGTGGGTAGATGTTTCGTGACCTTGTCCGTccttgttgttgtataatattttggtcaAGCTTATTGATATATGATTGCGGGCATAGCTATGGATAGCTATATTAAGTGAGATGTTCATAAATTATCCGTGTGACCCACCTAGTAGTGAGAAAGGAATGTTagatcagaggtgctcggtaagctagtaccgggtactcgtcatggcttCTAGCGAGGTCATGACACCACAGTATAAACTGATACCTGGGCACTCCACTTGTGGACAGGACTAGACTCTTCCATGGTGCCTTTGGATGCAGAGGAATGAGAGAAAGGCATGTTGCCTTGATATTAAACTTCCCTCCACTTGAGAATTGGTTAAGATGGGCAATAGGATCTACTACATCAAACCAAGCCCTGGCATCCAGGATCTTCCTAACCAGCGAGCTAGCTTGTTTAAGTGTGACACAAGTAGCTAAGTCATTGTGCTTGATGTAGAAACTGTGTATCCACTGTACCAATAGAGTGTCCTTCTTGTGTGACAGTGCCCATAGTAGCTTGCATATAACTGCTTTGTACGATTTAGCAAAATCAATTATATTCAGTCCTGCAGCCTTTGGTAAACACATTGTATCCCATGCCACTAAAGCTTTCTTTGAGCTTTCAGCACTGCCTGTCCATAGAAAAATTCTACAGCTGTATTCACCATTTTCATAATCTTTTGTGGCAAGAGAAATACTGGATCCCAATATGTTTGCATTTCAAAGAGTACACTTTTTATAATTTGCAATCTACCACTGTAAGAAAGCAATTTAGAGGACCAACATCTGATCCTTGCCACTATCTTATCAACAAGAGGTAAACACTGCTGGATATTCAACTTTCTTGAGCTCAAAGGTACTCCAAGGTACTTAAATGGTATCTCCCCCATAGTAAACTGCATCTCCTGAAGAATCTGCCTTTTGAACTCCTCTGGTACCCTAGCCACATAAAAGGAACTTTTCTCAAGGTTAGCTTGCAATCCAGATACACTTGAGAGATGATTGAAAGCCTCAAGTAATAGCTGGATGGACCCTTTATCAACCCTACAACACATGATCAAATCATCTGCAAAGCAGATGTGTACCAGTTGCAGTCTTTCACACTTAGGGTGGTAATTGAAGTTGGGATTATGTCTCAACTGTTTCAAGGACCTGTCTAGATATTCCATTACAAGAACAAATAGGTAAGGGAACATAAGATCCCCTTTCCTAAGCCCCTTCTTTGCTTGGAACTGGTCAGTTAATGATCCATTAATCAGAATTGAATAACTAACAGTAGAAACACAAATCATGATCAATTCAACTAGTTTACAGGGCAACCCAAATTCTAGCCGAACCATCCTAAAAAATCCCCACTCTATAGAATCATAAGCTTTCCTGATATCTATCTTCGTGAAACATCTAGGTGACACATGCTTTTTACCATATCCCTTTACCAGCTCATGAGCTATAATTACATTGTCCAGGATATTCCTACCTTCTATGAATGCTGATTGTGAAGGTCCTACCAGATAATCTACCACGAGTTTGAGTTTAGCAGTTAACAGTTTGCCAATCAACTTGTATAGTGTAGTACAACAAGCAATTTGTCTAAACTCCTTCACAAAGTTAGGGCTTTTCACCTTTGGGACTAAGGTAACAGTTGTGCAGTTAATGTTTTTTAATAGTTTCCCATTTGAGAAGAACTGCATGAACGCCTCAATTACTTCATCTCCAATTATATGCTAGTATTCTTTAAAGAATTCAGCAGGGAAACCATCTATACCTGGAGCTTTATCAGGTGGAAGAATCTTCATTGTGTTTACTATTTCCTCTCTGGTAATAGGCAGCAAAAGCTGCCTTTGTTGCTCAATGGTCAAACATGGTCCATCCTTTGCTATGGCAGGATTTAGACATGGTAGTTCTTCAGCTGCAGTGCCAAGTAACACCTTAAAGAATGAAATAAACTCTTGTTGCACCAGGGTGAGGTCAGTGATCCTGTCTCCATGTTCATTACAAATGGATGCAACCTTGTTCTTAGCTTGTGTAGCCTTGAGGTGTGCATGAAATTTTTTTGTGTTGGCATCCCCATAAGCTAACCATGTTGCTCTAGACTTCTTTCTCAGCACTTGTTCATGTATCTTATCCCATTTCTGGATATCCCTTAAAGTGTCCATTTCAGCATTTATAAGGTTGGCATCAACATATTTTGGCTGAGCTTCTCTTGTACCTCTTGCAGCTCACCCTTCAAGCTATACAGTTTGGTTTCTAAGGAATTCATAGTTCTGTTGAGTTGCTTACATTGTGCACCTAACAGTTGCAATTTCCTCCACACCTTGTACATATAGAAGCCTTGAACCTGAACTTCCCATATTTGTTCAACCTGAGCCTTGAATTCCTCCTGCTTGAGTAATACATTCAATAGTCTGAATGGATTGGTACTAGGCTGATGCGCTACAGAGGTATTCACTAGTATAAGAGAGTGGTCCAAGCATTCAGGTAGACCAATCAATGCCTCCAAGTTAGCATGCTGCATGAACCATCTTGAATTCCCCAGAATCCAGTCAATTCTACTGTATATTCTACCCACAGCATCCTCTTGTTACACCATATGAACTCACATCCTCTTCTAGTCATTTGCCCTAACCCTATGTTTTCAACACAGCCTATAAAGTcttgtatctcttgatgatgaaCAGGGGTACCATTAATTCTATCTTCCACTGAAAGACAAGTATTAAAATCCCCCAGTAGAAGCCAGGGTTCAGCTATTATGTGATTGATGTGCCTCAATGTGTTCCATATCTCCTTCCTTTCAGTATTTGTATTATATCCATATACAAAAGTCACGTAAGTGGCAAAAGAAGACCCCTTATCTTCCACATAGCAGTGTATAAGTTGTGCCCTTGCTAGGACCACAGTAACCTTGACATTACTATGTTTCCAACCAAGCCATATTCTGCCATTTGGCTCCAGGGAATAGTCTACGTACCATGTCCAATTTTCCCCAAAGAACCTTCGGAATTTTTCTACCTTCCTTTGCTTTATTTTTGTCTCTAAACAACCCAGTAAATCTATTCTATGCTTTAGCAAAAAGGAtctcaactccttttgcttgaagggCTGATTTAGCCCTCTAATGTTCCAAGCACATAAAATCATGTAGCACTCGTTGAGGGATGCTTAAGACCCTGTGTATCAATGCCTTCTACCACAAATCCCAGATTACTGAGGTGTGCTTACTGATTCAACTCCTGTGTCTCTCCACCATGATCATTACTGCCAGTTTGGTTTGTCACCTCCCCCTGAACTTGAGTGATTTGGTTTCCAGGCTTGGCCTGCCAACGCCCGTGTTGTGCTTGTGTATATCTACCTTGTGGATATGTAGGTGCTGCAGTAGGCTTAGGATCAACTACCTTCTCAGCAGTCACCCCTTTGTTTTTGGCATTCTTCCCAGCAGCTAAATTCACAGGGCAAGCTTCCACAACATGCCCCAAGCACATACAGTCCTTATAGTACTCTGGATACCAGTCATAAGACACCTCTTGTACCCTTGTCTTCccttttgcttcttctatagTCAGTTGTTCAGGGAGTGGTTGAGTAACGTCCACCTCAACTAGGATTCTAGCATAAGATAACCTTCCCTCTTCGGCAGTCAATCTATCAGTGCAAAAAGGTTTACCCAAATAACTAGCAATCCTACCCAAGTTATCAGTTGCCTAATATTGGATAGGTAAATTCGGGAAGTTAACCCAAAGAGGCATTTGCCTTAATGATTCCTTGCCCATACTAAAATCAGCTTCCCATTCTTTGAGCACCATTGGACGATAATTAAAAGTGTAAGGCCTATTCTCTAGAATATCCATTTTATCTTGTTCATTTCCAAACTTGAAGATGAAATAGCCATCATCATGTAAGAATACTCTAGGTACCTCCACAAAATTCCAAATAGTATATACGAATTTCAAAATTTGCTTAAACGTAGGGTTCGTTCCAACTACATACCCTATTAGGGCACAATCCCACTTCATCTTTTGCATTTCCACCTCCTCCATATTAAGTTTGAAAAGTTTTCCCCTTCACGGAGCACCGGAGGGAAGTAGGACAGTTGTTTACCTTTTTTTGGAGCTCTATTGTTGTGTCGTGGAGCCTCCTCAACTGTAATGCTACCCCCAATGAATGTGAGATTTCTAGCTGCCTGTGCCGCAATCGTTTCATTCTCAGCCCCAATAGGTAGTGTAGTCATTGGTTGTTTGTCCCGTTGTGTAGCATCCTTCGTCGGAGCCTGTTGAACCTTCGAGCTCTGTGTAGCAAGGGTCAACCATTGTGTGAGCTGAACCGGAGctaagatgttacacctcgtagttgcGTACGTGGAATCTATTAGGCATTAGTTGGTTAAGTCTAGACGTGGCGCATTCATCTCATGGTTAATGAAGGTTTGAGTTCATATAATAATCTATGGAAGACTCGGGGACCAAgcaaattaaggaaattaagtttgtcgaaaaatttgaaacaggattttgagtcaactttggaggggtatatatccatgaatattaggatttttaaggtgtttcaaaattctaagatGAAGTACGTCGAGTAtagtttataatgcaacaaacctctcatcgatcggatatcggagtagagaattatagacgttacaaactgaaccgACAAGCAGAAacaacactgctacagtactgctaaaaatactgtagctacagtgctgCGGTCAGCCCCTATAAAAAGGGTCAAACCCTCatttttttcatccaaaactctcctacaatttccagaaaattccACTCCAAAAAGGCTCTTAAATATTACCTAAAAGTAAAAATCTTGAGTAAAATTCAAGCTCTAGAGTgctaatcgaagtccggacaacGTATAGTCGCGAGTATCATATCGTTTTGTGTTGAAGCTAGATTGGAAACAAGTGGGTATTGAAGATCTTGCCACTTTAgtgaaaaataaggtatgaatcattgaatctttttCTTATTAACTTTGATTAAGGAATAGTTACAAGAATAAGAGttgtagtttgttgtattgatgttgttggcttatggatggAGGTTTGAAGAAGATTTTgagtgaaaatacatatatttgtcTTGTAGAATGTtaataatgttgttgttgatgttgttggtattgtttagGAGTTTTTTTGGGTATTTGGAAGAAGTCgacgatataggggaaatgctgcccaaatttttgtaacccAAATTGGACTTCCATAAATTGGTGCGCATGGGTTGATGGAAATATGCAAAATTAGTATTCCACAATTATTATTTATAAGTTGATGGATTTATGATGAAGGTGTGACTAATGATATATTTCTCGATATATATATAGGTTCGGGCGAAGGGCAAGCCTCGATATAAGGAATTCTTTAAGGGGTGGctcgacggataaggtatgtaaggtgttcgctCACccttctttggcacgaatccaattaGTACATAAACACGGGTGTTCCATAACAAATGCCACTTCATTCCTATGCTTGTATTTTCAATCTCAAGGTCTTGTTGTTTGATTGGTTTTAAGACATTATTTCACTCATCGTCATCGATTATTCCTTTGGACTCGAGATGAATTCCATAAACTATTCAGGggttaacgaccttatgtcatcacgaaaggccaagaatcagatccttgattttctcaatcaaaaccaGCCTCAGAACAGTGCTACGGAAGGAAAATAGAGTTCTGTGCAGAGAGCTTCAGGCATTTGCgcttttcttccgcatcgcggaagaaaagcggaaggCCTCAGAACCttgcgctttccttccgcgatgcggaaggaaagcggaactcTGCGCAGTTCCTTTTTTTTTCAGTCCAGCCCAATAAtggtatatacctatatatatatatgtattgcactattttactacaccgtgccgcgctatagtcggccgggcatggcgcgtagatgcgcacaccactgcagtgggcatgttacgATATTGcctcggacgcgggctaatgatgataacaccgagccttaatggccgggcatgatttttacatatatgacaccgagccttacggccgggcatggatactatttattatatacaaatatatatatatatatatgagcatacaaatgattttatcatgcattgcatatttgtgctacttccagatgttcgATTTTTCTTTTGCCTATACTAATGTCCCATTTTATCTTAATGGTGTTGtttctgtcacgccccgaaccatggcctggacgtaatacggcactcggtgcctgactgcgtgtgaccgagcgaaccacatggcttgctgaatcatcatgatacatacatgagcggaaatataacgtgaatgcatgatgagcctttataaaacgtagtaagtcataatacttaataaaaacacttgtttaaacatgagtgcggaaataacatgaatgagccaaaaatggctatacgactctgaatgtctgacataacataactgacttgtctagtctatgaaacctctatcatgagtctgactggaaaacatacttactgggacaaggcccccagcgtaccttcagatgcataactaagcataaaacaaaagttgactaaaccccgaatgagatggggctcaccaataagctgatacgaatgttgtcttactgagcagatgtgtcgtcctgtatatcagtacctgcatcgtgaaatgcaggcccccgggcaataaaaaggggacgtcagcacattgaatgtactggtatgtaaaacaactgaaagaaataacatgggacatggaataacatgataagaactgaaactgaaaacctggacatgaacatgagtgcatacatatatatataaaacatggtaaaaatatcataagtagggagagcaacaacttataaccgatccatggtctggtgcttgcgtcccgccagcagaacactcagtccttgccagggaacatgagatttaataaaatatgaaaggatccagtcattatgagagatcgtccgggacatgggtggagcgatcctcatcctacggtggctacgtagtttcaggctatctgaagccctcctcggtaattaatgcaactcccaaaacatgaacatgaaaatagtggcacttgctgcccatggtatatcatgaatcgtaacttgcttgtacatggtattcatgatcataacttgcttgtacatggttttcatgaatcataacttacttgtacatgattttcataaatcataacttgtaaatatagtttcataagataacttgtcatagtcttgcaaaacatgtttttgatgcatgagtaataacaatagttcataatcatatatatatacttgacttgaaaacatgcttgtaacttgctggatgaaatcataaagtttcatataaacataatgagaacacatgaggaagaattcatgattcatggatttagctaggattcctaatatccgtaatggaagattaggaatacaataacgaacatagatacaaaattcatgtacatacatacataattacgggctaccaatatgttgggtttaatgccctaggatttgaacttcatatattttacgaaacgaatcatggggaagaacgtagagattcccacatgtggatggaagttctacataccttaactttccgcttttgagcgtatcacaatgtccttcaaccccttcaacttcaatctatagcaatacaagtcatagggatcctatattagcaataatatccatgttttgttcatctaagcattttatcaaacacttagtgggcatgaagctctataaccctcattaatggtgttttcttcacccaatctccattcttttacttctagctaatgctaaaatctcaattagatgtaattaacatcattcttcatcacccatatgaatacaacaatcccaaatcaacaatccaacaactctagcatagttcatataattctcttcatccaacccaaatattattctcccaagaattcatcaattcacaacaataaatgattagggataaaaacattacctttttgaagtccaatcctcttgaattcgggttctagggtttccacatccaacaaaaatgttccaatcctaactctatggattagaagagttttactcaagttagaaagggattagggacttaaattcaacttagaatcatgataaaaacttaccttggaagatcttgaggtttgggatttgttgtctctgagtttagagagaattttcgtgaatggggtgttggggaaataaaccccaaccccaaatataacaagaaaacgcgtaaacccgacttttgacccgaaaacgtacttaacggaccaaacgacggttcaaacgacgaaccgtcgatcagatcgacggagcgttgaTCTGCTCCGTTGAattggtcaaatttccagtgaacaatgcacaatcgacggttcaaaggacgaaccgtcgatcagatcgacgaaccgtcgatcttcccgtcgaagtcacccattttccagcgaagacaggcttcagtaaaatgggcataactctttgcaaagatgtccgtttgacctccataatataccgttggaaagctatttcaaagggctacaactttaatcaaggatgttttcccaaattccaaattaataatggggttataatcgttggaagtatgaccttctataaactctcttg
Encoded proteins:
- the LOC132639819 gene encoding uncharacterized protein LOC132639819 yields the protein MTTLPIGAENETIAAQAARNLTFIGGSITVEEAPRHNNRAPKKGKQLSYFPPATDNLGRIASYLGKPFCTDRLTAEEGRLSYARILVEVDVTQPLPEQLTIEEAKGKTRVQEVSYDWYPEYYKDCMCLGHVVEACPVNLAAGKNAKNKGVTAEKVVDPKPTAAPTYPQGRYTQAQHGRWQAKPGNQITQVQGEVTNQTGSNDHGGETQELNQGLNQPFKQKELRSFLLKHRIDLLGCLETKIKQRKVEKFRRFFGENWTWYVDYSLEPNGRIWLGWKHSNVKVTVVLARAQLIHCYVEDKGSSFATYVTFVYGYNTNTERKEIWNTLRHINHIIAEPWLLLGDFNTCLSVEDRINGTPVHHQEIQDFIGCVENIGLGQMTRRGCEFIWCNKRMLWHANLEALIGLPECLDHSLILVNTSVAHQPSTNPFRLLNVLLKQEEFKAQVEQIWEVQVQGFYMYKVWRKLQLLGAQCKQLNRTMNSLETKLYSLKGELQEVQEKLSQNMLMPTL